The DNA region TATGCAATTGTGCTTGTTTTGGCACAGTTGTTAGCGTTCACATATTTTGATTCAGGTCATCTTGTTGGAATTATTTCACTCTGATGATTCAGATAGCTTTGAGAATAGCTGGGAGTTTACAATTTAGGTACTGCTGCAGTAAACTTGAGCTTCTGATGAATGAAAAACTGAGCTATTAAATTATGTTGTCCAAGAAAGCAAGAGTCCTCTTTGGTCCTTTTACTCTGGTGGAGTGCCAACTAAAAATACTGCTTAAAAAAAGGATGAGGCCGTTGACTTTTCTATCAATTGGGTCTCATATGCCGCTCGTTAGAGTTTTGATAATTGAATTGTGTGATAATAATTGTGAAGACTTGAGCGTGCTTTCATATACACTGTGTCCCCGGATTAGAATGACAGCTAGTGCTGGTGCCTATTTTCCGATTCAAATTTTGTCTTTCCTCATGTGCCCTGGCCTCTAATCTGTTATTAGTGATAATCAGATGCGATGCTGAAGTATTTCCCAATTTCGATAGGTTTCCTTAGTTACCTCGTTCAGTCAACGCCAAAATCATCGTATAGTATTGATGCCAAAGCAGCTGTATGGTTGCTCTTGCTCTTCAAAGTCACTTCATAGCCTTAATTATAAACAACTGTTGAAGAATGGGGTCCCTGACAAGGAATCAAAAGAGAATGAAATAATTcattatctcattttttttatttattatcctCACTGCCTGTAGGCATTCTTGCTAGCACCATTTACTTGTAGAGTTAGTGACCACCTTTGTGTTGATGAAAGAGATAAATGGGTTGTGTCATAGAGTgatgatataaatatatatcaacCTTAAGGTTTCgtgtaattatataattttattaaaatattcttatttttattcttaattttaataaatgtattattAAACATTTCAAGATAACAATATTTGTTAGAAgataaaattggaaaaaaatgtttcaatatTGCTTTGAAACCTGAAAAcatcaattaatatataaaaaaaattgaatgctaAAACATCAATGAATTTGGAATAGGAGTATTTCTTTGTGTCTCTTTTAATaacatcatatcacttattataTCTGACATGTTTTAGATTCTCTCTCTAGGCGTCATTTAGTGTTGTTTTGCACCGAAGGTTGTGGTTGTAACAACATGAATGAGGGCCCGGTTTGGCGCCTGTTCTAATTGACTGGACTTATAGGTGCTGGAATTTCAATTTgcattgaataaattaataaataaaactaaggtCATTCTCAACCATCTTTTCTTTGATGGGTGTGTAAACCTGCACCGACTACTTAGAAGTTACTGGTTAGAATCAAGCCTACCAGTGATTACGCGTTACCCACATGTATAAAATATGTTCAAATAAAGGTCATGGTGGTATATCTTGTATGTTTAATCTAACATCCTTTTTTTCCAGAGCATCTTTTTATCTCTTGTCGAGCGCTAAAGGTAGTGACTCTTTTTCTGGGGCTGAACCCAAAACTTTGTGCTTTACGAGACTCGAGCCCCTTCCACGTGAACACGTATTACCATGTTTAAGTATGTATTTATCAATTGATTGCAGTTTTGAACTCAAAACTATGTAATATTTCAGTCTTATGTTTTTTTCAAACTATATTTAGTGTTCTAGTTTAATAATGCTCGTTAATGGAACAGACCAATTGCATAATAAAAACTGAAAGGGACAGAAGAAGATATTCGTCTAATTGGTTCAAATTTCAACAGAGCCGAGTTGAACTCACTTTCTTGGTTATTTGATAAGCAAGTAGATACTTACGTTAAATTCGTGTTAAATAGTCAGCTTGATTATCTTGCTTAATTTACGTGATTTGAACAACTTAAATACTCAAAAGGCCATCTTATGTTTCTTCAATCACCATGATCACATCTTAGGCTTTTTAATTCTTGCAGGTTGAGTTTGATTGTGATTAATATTATGCTGTTACATGTCTCTTGTTGCATCCTAATGGGATACCAATCTGACTCCTGATTAACAAGGTGGACCCAACATTGGTTTAATATGCAACAGTTATATAGTTCAAGGTGTTTTCGTGTGgaacaatataaatataaaaatttaaaatttaagtggcACAACAtttttgaatataaatataatgttaaaataataaattaaaaatacttaaaaataaaaatttaatttaagtggcacaacattttttttatttataaaaatatgtttagattttttaattttgtaaaatcttaaaatttgatataattaatataagtttGTTTTACTAGTgacttgaaaatatttaatcataCATAGTGTTAATCGAACAAATTTGAATATTGActaaggaaattaaaaaaattattttcttttaattaaataattatcttattaaagcaaaataatttttgcactttaataataattagcttaaaaatcatattgaaaGTAATTTCTGGTGCATTTGACAAATTTTTACACCGATGTACATGCCTATTAAACTCttaatattatcaatattttcaGTTTTACGTGCAGGAGAACTCTTATCATCCTCTCACCAGCCACTTGCTATTCATACCTCTGTCAGTTTATCATAGTAAACAAAGTAGAACAGGCCAGATGTGTCTTATGAATGACCTATCGAGACATGACTAAAATAGTTACTATTCCCATGTCTCGATAATGTTTTAAGCAAAAGGTTCCTCCAAATTAAAATCAGTGAGACGCATTTAAAGCCTCATGTCAAAAGGTTCCTCcagaagactttttttttttttttaagagaagacATGCTATTTCATTTCAAGTAAACATAAATTCATGCTTCCTATTTTCTAAATTAAGTCAATAATCAACGGATGGcgattttgatatggttcctgGGTGTTACACATCACTTACTACGATTAAATACAGGATTTCAGCACTAACAATTGAACAATCACGAAACAAGGAATTCAACGATATATAGTCCTAAATCAAAATTGAGTATGCTGCCCCCCATGGATGCAAGTATCTCCTCACGTTACCTATCTGTGCCAACAGCTGAACTATTTACGAATTCTAATGCCAGGAATGTCTTTCAAACCCATTTTTATTGCAGTTTTTCGGAAGAGAGCCGGAGGCCTCTGTAAACCAATTGATTCAGAAAATCGGTTTGCCAGCTCAGCCATAGTGGTCTTTTCCCTCCCAATTTCCCTGATGGAGTTATAATAGCCCAGCCAAGCATGATAAGCTGCTTCTTTGATGTCATTATCAATCTTTGCCATTGAATTCTCAATCTGCAAGGGTCATAGACAACAATTGTAAGTAACTATGTATATTCTAGATAGCGCCTAGTGGCCACAGCAAACCCATGCACAAAATTAATGTGGTAAAATGAATTTTGAGGATCAAAATATCTATGTACACGGCATAAATCAAGATTTTGTGGACGTTGGAACAACAGCAAGAACTGTACCTTAAGCTTTGTATGTGGATTTATATCTGGTAAGGGGAAATTTTGTAGAGGTAGATCCTTGATTTCATCTAAAAAATACTCTTCCCATGGAGCAATCAACAGTACACCTTCCCCTTCTTTGTCTTCCCGACCTGTTCTTCCAAGACGGTGTATGTATTGTTCACGGTCAGAAGGAATTCCCACCTGGATTCCAATCAGATACAGTTAATAACAAGTGAAGTCTACTCTATATCCACCTGGATTCCACACAAATGTTCGGGACATGGGGCAAAAAGTAGTTCCTGATGGAAATATTGGCTAGATATCCACCTTTTAGTAATAAGGAACTTTGTttcagtaataattaatttaccaTCACAAACCAAAAGgagaaacagaaaaaagaaaataaaatttccaaCACATCCCAAGTACAGAAAAACATAAGTGGAAGCACATTAAAAGATGTAAGCATACCTGTATGACTAAGGTAACATCAGGATAATTCATTCCCCGCGATGAAACATCAGATGAGACAAGAATCAATTGTTTGGATTCCCTGAACTCATCTGATATACGAGTTCGATAGAGCTGAGGTTTTCGAGAATGTATCTCCCTaacattcattttcatttcccgAAGAAGGTTATACATGAGTGATGTCACCATCCCAGTAACACAGAATACAATAACCTGCATGCAAATCTACTGGTCAAAACCATAAAATATGTAACAAAGCAATTTGAAATCTGAAACAGCATTTGACCTTATAATCAGGTGTTTGCAAGATATGCTCCTTCAGAATTTGGTGCACCAACTGAAAATGTGACTCATGAGGAGCAATAAGATAAGATTGCTTCACCTGTGATAACAAACCAGAATAACCATTAATACATATCACTggaaattttttatacaatcaTTAAAACACAAgcagcttaaaaaaaaaatacacacacacacacaagaaaaAATGTATAGCCAAAGGCTCTAGAAGTCAACCAAATATGTATTTTACTTTTGCAATTTTTAGAGTACGGCAATGACAATAGTTGCTGTAACTTGCCTTAACAGGAGTTTCTACACAACCCATTCCAACTGTATCAACATATTTGTGTTCCCTTTTCAAAACAAGCTGAGATACACGACGGACCtgcatattttttaagaatcagTAACACTGTTGATGGTAACACTGTTGATGGAATAAAGAACCTgagattcaaaattaattataaaataaaaataaaaacctaaCCTAACCTCCTTTGGCATGGTTGCAGAAAACAGCAAAGATTGCCGCTGACGGGGCAAACAATCAACAATTTTTTCTACATCCTTTCTGAATCCTAGGTCCAGTAAATGGTCAGCTTCATCAAGTACAAGCATCCGCAAGCCCATTAATCGCAGAGATATTCCAGACTTATTCTCAATGTGATCCAGCAACCTACCAGGTGTAGCAACAAGTATCTGCGAAAATTGATCCAGGaaatacaaaaaaacattatgttTCTACTTTGAGTAATGATTTTATTACACAAAATCAgcaacatttctttttttcccctctTCCCCCCACCCCTTGCCCACCAAAAAAAGCCTTGCACTTGGCCTGAAGCCGCATAGTGGGAAAcataaataatgttatatataacacaaaaCCTGGCATGGATCTGATTCAAGGCGTTTTTGGTCAACTTTAAATCGTATGCCTCCAACAAGAGTCTGCACCCCGATGGTCTCATGATATTTCAGCAAAACCTTTGCTACAGCTGCAATTTGACTAGCAAGTTCTCTGGTAGGGCAGAGAATTAGAACATATATTGGAGGCACCCGTTGAGATGTATTGCTACTCATAGCTTTCAGAACTGTTTCAATTGCAGGAAGCTGTTTGCACTCAACAtcattgataagaaaaaaaaattcaaaacacaatgcaatgtgttaaacataaaagaaataggGTGTACCAAAAAAGCTACACTTTTTCCAGTGCCAGTTTTAGCTTTGACTAAAGCATCCATCCCTGCAGTGCAAtataatcatcaaaatcaaatccaatagTCTTCTTAGACAAATAGCAGAAACATACTAACAAGCAAAAGACTGAAACTGGATCCAAACAAAATGCAGCAACATTTACAATACAAATCTTTTGCAAGATTAACAAGAGATaatcacaacaacaacaaatgacAAATATAAATTGGATTGGCAAACGGAGTTGCAAAAATCCAATCTGAAAGAAAAATGACAACATACCCTCAAGGCAAATAGGTAGGCTAGCCTCTTGTATGCGGGTCATTTGAACATAACCAGCTGAAGAAAGTGCCTTGACCGTCAGTGGCGATATACCGCACTCGTCAAacctacaaaaacaaaacatcTAAATCACCCATTGCTACACCGATGTTCCACAAAATAGCCAATCATGCATATCCATCccaggttttaaaaattggtCCACGACCACAATTTCTGCTCCAACATCAAGGTTTCTGGGGTCTCGGCAACCATAATCGAGGCTGCATCAACCACATTAGTCTGTAATTTCCCACAACATCAAGGATCACAACGAAATTGCAAgggcaatttaaaaccttgcatTCATCTATCTATCTATTATACCCTTTTCGATATTCATCACCATCCCTCCCACATCCTATAAGTGAATGCTAATCAATCAAGAAATACTCAAAGAAAAACCATTTTCTATtcgaaacatataaaaaaatccatTATAGCAAGCAAAGAAAAACCTTGTGTTGCTTAGAATGCTTTCATTGCTTTGTTGTTGCTCTTGACTCTGTTGTTCCTCAATCTGGCTCAACTTCCTCTTATTAAGCTGATACCTAATAAACTCAACCTCTGGAGATGTCTTGGGCACAACCCTCCTCTCTCTCTTGACATCATATTCCCCCAAAGAAGCACTACTACCCCTCTTCTTCACACTCAATTCAACttcactctcactctcactaGAAGAAGAATCATCACTACCCTTTCGCCAAAACCTATACTTGTGGGCCCCAACACGACTGTTCCCAACCTCGGGAACAGAACGGTAACCCCTGGTGTGTTTGGGGCCAAAATTGAGGTTCGGTGTTGGGTTCGGAGTTAGGGGACCGTCGTGGTTGTTCCAGAGGTCTTCGGCGCCTTCTTTGACGAAGCGATCGGCGAGGGCTTTGACGTGGTCGTTAGGGGAGAGGGGGCGGTGggtggcggcggcggcggaTTGGTGGTCGGGGGAGAGGGTGGAGCGGATGTGGGAGCGAATGCGAGCTTGGTAGAGCTGCTTCTCTTGTTCGATGAGTCTGTTCTGTTTGTCTCTGGCGAGCTTCTCGTGCATGCGCTTCCACTTCCACTTGTTCACGCCGCCGGGAAAGGTGCGAGGACCGCCACCCATGTTTCGGAGCGAAACCCAGTTCCAGTTGCACGCTGCCCTACCAGCTTCCCCGACCATCCAACCCCACATTGCTGGAGACTCCAAAACCACAACAAAGGGTTTTAGTTTTTCAGCAACCAAACCAAACTCTTCTTATTTCTTTTGCACTTATAAGAACgtcatttttttttaggttAGAAATCACTTATATTTTCAAATCACTGAATCAAACAGTAATTCCACTCATAATTTACACTTCCGTGATTAAACATAAATGTCAATTATAGAgagagaaatttatttatttattaccctaaatcaaattaacaaatttatactGTTTTCTTACCATAAAAGAAACTCTTGGAATAATTAAATGGCTTCTCATATGTATATATAGTAATCATGTTATGAGTGCAAATTAACATTTatataatagttaaaatatatattttgtaataagctgaaattttcataataattaaaataatataataaataaatatgcgtGTTTGATTCAGCATTTTTTATCCTGCGATGTTTTtatgtgtgttttgttttttccatttgttctaaacaaaatatagtattttttttattcataaacaaaacaaaatatagtaTGATAGTCAGTAAAATTGTTCAAGTCATGTTTTGTTTAAGAAATCTTAATCCATTCTTACTCGGTGAAAACTTACGGGTGATATACATGAAACTGATTTATAATTTCCTTAACACTAACTTTATGCTGCAGTAACATACGTTAAACTGATAAAAggtgatttattttcaaatattatctTAGCGAACAAACAAGAAGTTAATCTGTGGCGTGTAGAGGTTGCTGATTTTGGATTTTCTATTCACATTAgatcaaataataaaacaaatcaaGTCATGGTGTTCACAACGATTACACAATCCATCACCAAGGGGTCCTAAAAATAACACGAATTTGAGGACACTGATATCCTCTTTAACAATTCAATAAGCATTTGATATGATGATGGGTGCATAGATAGAGGAGGTTCCCTTCAAGCTTTAGAATGGCTCCTGGCAGCATTTCGTCTCGCACAGCATCCCACAAAGTATATAATACTCTGGCAATGCACAAAACAAAGGTAGATAGAATTAAGGCACCAATGACCTTAAGaatttcttttatcatatttatggtttaaaatctcaattattcattgaaaaacataaattgAAACAAGGGTCTCTGATTGTTGTAATCTTAGAAAAAGGGCAAGAATGTTTGTTTGTCTTACCAAGACAACaaataaaacaacattaaatattgCAACAACTCTCCACTCGGTTTTCATGTATTGTGCCACACCAGCCCTGGAACCATGATTGAAGACAAAACAAACAATGGCAGTGAGACAATTTACTCACCTAGAAAAACAGAAATGGAGCATGGGCATGCATGCTTACTTGCAAGAGTCACAATCATAGCATTTGATGGCTCGAGAATTCTTGTACCGCTTGCAGTCATTGTTTGGGCTAACTGGATGAAAggtcaagtcatagtaggatgCATTTACAGCAGGATATCCACATCTAAGTTACATAAAACCCCAACTTAAACAATATCAGACATGTGCACTGATTTCTTATctgaaaacataaaacataCTCAACTGAAATGCATTTGGGTAGCTGTTATAAACGAGAAACCAGAGAATAGAACCTACTGGGAAGGAGGTCGGCAGCAGCCAGCTTCAATTGGTGATAATTTAGCTGATTTATATTGTTTAAGAGTCTGAATAAGAAGATTGGAAAGGGATAAATCacagtttttttttgtgtgtataaCAGATAATTTAGCTGATTGTGTAATCGTTGTTGTACCTTATATTTTTTGGATAGGTTATTGCAGTCTTCAGATTTGACAAGACAAACCTTCAACCTTTCCCAGTTACGAGAATTGTTtaactaaaacaaaaagaaaaacttcaaGCTTTTGGACG from Glycine soja cultivar W05 chromosome 8, ASM419377v2, whole genome shotgun sequence includes:
- the LOC114423008 gene encoding tetraspanin-10-like isoform X1, which gives rise to MGMGTSTFVTRWINFLTMLLAIVVIIFGVWMSTHHDGCRKSLTVPVIGLGAVIFLISVVGFLGALKNNSILLWIYLITLFFVLVGILVFTVLVFIVTNNGSGHSVTGLRYKEYQLQDFSSLFLKELNNSRNWERLKVCLVKSEDCNNLSKKYKTLKQYKSAKLSPIEAGCCRPPSQCGYPAVNASYYDLTFHPVSPNNDCKRYKNSRAIKCYDCDSCKAGVAQYMKTEWRVVAIFNVVLFVVLSIIYFVGCCARRNAARSHSKA
- the LOC114420996 gene encoding probable DEAD-box ATP-dependent RNA helicase 48 is translated as MWGWMVGEAGRAACNWNWVSLRNMGGGPRTFPGGVNKWKWKRMHEKLARDKQNRLIEQEKQLYQARIRSHIRSTLSPDHQSAAAATHRPLSPNDHVKALADRFVKEGAEDLWNNHDGPLTPNPTPNLNFGPKHTRGYRSVPEVGNSRVGAHKYRFWRKGSDDSSSSESESEVELSVKKRGSSASLGEYDVKRERRVVPKTSPEVEFIRYQLNKRKLSQIEEQQSQEQQQSNESILSNTRFDECGISPLTVKALSSAGYVQMTRIQEASLPICLEGMDALVKAKTGTGKSVAFLLPAIETVLKAMSSNTSQRVPPIYVLILCPTRELASQIAAVAKVLLKYHETIGVQTLVGGIRFKVDQKRLESDPCQILVATPGRLLDHIENKSGISLRLMGLRMLVLDEADHLLDLGFRKDVEKIVDCLPRQRQSLLFSATMPKEVRRVSQLVLKREHKYVDTVGMGCVETPVKVKQSYLIAPHESHFQLVHQILKEHILQTPDYKVIVFCVTGMVTSLMYNLLREMKMNVREIHSRKPQLYRTRISDEFRESKQLILVSSDVSSRGMNYPDVTLVIQVGIPSDREQYIHRLGRTGREDKEGEGVLLIAPWEEYFLDEIKDLPLQNFPLPDINPHTKLKIENSMAKIDNDIKEAAYHAWLGYYNSIREIGREKTTMAELANRFSESIGLQRPPALFRKTAIKMGLKDIPGIRIRK